The Diospyros lotus cultivar Yz01 chromosome 15, ASM1463336v1, whole genome shotgun sequence genome has a window encoding:
- the LOC127791913 gene encoding callose synthase 12-like, with amino-acid sequence MSLRQGQPAGQHRPNPSEQAYNIIPVHNLLSDHPSLRYPEVRAAAAALRAVGDLRLPHYIQWNDQMDLLDWLGAFFGFQDDNVRNQREHLVLHLANAQMRLTPPPDNIDALDAAVIRSFRRKLLQNYTSWCSYLGRKSNVWISESDRRRELLYVSLYLLIWGESANLRFLPECICYIFHHMAMELNRVLDDYIDENTGRPAVPSVCGENAFLNRVVRPIYETVQTEVKNSKNGTAPHSAWRNYDDVNEYFWSRRCFEKLKWPIDVGSNFFVTERKDRRVGKTSFVEQRSFWNLFRSFDKLWIMLILFLQAAIIVAWEEDDYPWQALERRDVRVRVLTVFFTWSGLRFLQSLIDVAMQYSLVSRETFWVGMRMVLKSVVAAGWIIAFGVFYDRIWTQKNQDRRWSDEANKRVGSFLEVVLLFILPEILALALFILPWIRNFLENTNWRIFYLLTWWFQTRTFVGRGLREGLLDNIRYTLFWLVVLAAKFCFSFFLQIKPMIAPTKTLLDLKNMKYEWHEFPHSSNSFAVGILWFPVVLIYLMDLQIWYSIYSSFVGATVGLFAHLGEIRNMQQLRLRFQFFASAVQFNLMPQEQLLNTRRTLRSKLNDAIHRLKLRYGFGRPLKKLESNQVEANKFALIWNEIIATFREEDIISDSEVELLELPPNIWNISVIRWPCLLLCNELLLALGQAKELVDASDKWLWYKICKNDYRRCAIIEAYCSIRHLLLCIVKCDTEEHSIITVLFQEIDQSIQTERFTSTFRTTALPQIHAKFITLLELLMKNKKDINKVVNILQALYEIAIRDFYKEKRSIEKLKEDGLAPHRSVSSEGLLFENAIELPKSDNKKFYHQVRRLHTILTSRDSMHNIPVNLEAKRRIAFFSNSLFMNMPHAPQVEKMMAFSVLTPYYNEDVLYSKEQLITENEDGVSTLYYLQTIYADEWKNFLERMRREGMVNDHEIWTTKLKDLRLWASYRGQTLSRTVRGMMYYYRALKMLAFLDSASEMDIREGSRELASMRPIGSMDSFSSERSLSSRTLSRIDSTVSLLFKGHEHGTALMKYTYVVACQVYGAQKAKKDPRAEEILYLMKNHEALRVAYVDVVSLGRGEKEYYSVLVKYDQRLQKEVEIYRIKLPGPLKLGEGKPENQNHALIFTRGDAVQTIDMNQDNYFEEALKMRNLLEEYKNYYGIRKPTILGVREHIFTGSVSSLAWFMSAQETSFVTLGQRVLANPLKIRMHYGHPDVFDRFWFLTRGGISKASRVINISEDIFAGFNCTLRGGNVTHHEYIQVGKGRDVGLNQISMFEAKVASGNGEQVLSRDVYRLGHRLDFFRMLSFFYTTVGFFFNTQMVVLTVYAFLWGRLYLALSGVEASAVANDTTNNKALGTILNQQLIIQLGMFTALPMIVENSLEHGFLGAIWDFITMQLQLSSVFYMFSMGTRAHYFGRTILHGGAKYRATRRGFVVQHKSFAENYRLYAHSHFAKAIELGLILVVYAAHSPIATDSFVYIALTISSWFLVLSWIMAPFIFNPSGFDWLKTVYDFEEFMNWIWYRGSVFAKAEQSWEKWWYEEQDHLRTTGLWGKILEVILDLRFFFFQYWIVYQLDIAAGSRSIAVFLLSWIYVVVAVGIYVVVAYAQDKYAAKEHIYYRLVQLLVIILAILVIVVLVEFTQFSFADFFVSLMAFIPTGWGFILIAQVLRPFFQDRMIWGFVVSVARMYYILLGAIVMAPVAVLSWLPGFQSMQTRILFNEAFSRGLQIFKIVTGKRI; translated from the coding sequence ATGAGCCTGCGGCAGGGTCAGCCGGCGGGTCAACACAGGCCAAACCCATCCGAACAAGCCTATAACATAATCCCCGTCCACAACCTCCTCTCCGATCACCCCTCGCTCCGGTACCCCGAGGTCCGAGCAGCAGCGGCCGCCCTACGCGCCGTCGGGGACCTCCGGCTACCGCATTACATCCAATGGAACGACCAAATGGACCTCCTGGACTGGCTCGGAGCATTCTTCGGCTTCCAGGACGACAACGTCCGGAACCAGCGCGAACACCTCGTGCTCCACCTGGCCAACGCCCAAATGCGGCTTACGCCGCCGCCGGACAACATCGACGCCCTCGATGCCGCTGTGATCCGCAGCTTCCGCCGCAAGCTCCTCCAGAACTACACCTCCTGGTGCTCCTACCTCGGCCGCAAGTCCAACGTCTGGATCTCCGAATCCGATCGCCGCCGCGAGCTGCTCTACGTCTCGCTCTATCTCCTAATCTGGGGCGAGTCCGCCAATCTCCGCTTCCTTCCCGAATGCATTTGCTATATTTTCCACCACATGGCCATGGAATTGAATCGAGTTCTCGACGATTACATCGACGAGAACACGGGTCGACCCGCGGTGCCCTCAGTGTGCGGCGAGAACGCTTTCTTGAACCGGGTCGTGAGGCCCATTTACGAAACGGTTCAGACCGAGGTGAAGAATAGTAAAAATGGCACTGCGCCTCACTCGGCGTGGCGGAATTATGACGATGTGAATGAGTATTTTTGGAGCAGAAGGTGCTTCGAGAAACTGAAGTGGCCAATTGATGTGGGGAGTAATTTTTTTGTGACAGAAAGGAAGGATAGGCGTGTGGGGAAGACTAGTTTTGTGGAGCAGAGGTCTTTTTGGAACCTGTTTAGGAGTTTTGAtaagctgtggattatgttgaTTTTGTTTCTTCAGGCGGCCATTATTGTTGCTTGGGAGGAGGACGATTATCCCTGGCAGGCACTGGAGAGAAGGGATGTTCGGGTCCGGGTTCTGACCGTATTCTTTACTTGGAGTGGCTTGAGGTTTCTTCAATCGCTTATCGATGTGGCAATGCAGTACAGTCTGGTTTCCAGGGAGACTTTCTGGGTTGGGATGAGAATGGTGTTGAAGAGTGTTGTTGCTGCTGGGTGGATCATTGCTTTTGGGGTTTTCTATGATCGAATTTGGACTCAGAAGAACCAGGATAGGAGGTGGTCTGATGAGGCAAATAAGCGGGTTGGTAGTTTTCTTGAGGTAGTTTTGCTTTTCATATTGCCAGAGATCCTAGCACTGGCTCTATTTATTTTGCCGTGGATTAGGAATTTCCTAGAGAACACGAATTGGAGGATCTTTTACTTGTTGACATGGTGGTTTCAGACCCGAACTTTTGTGGGCCGTGGCCTAAGAGAAGGTCTTTTGGACAATATAAGATATACTTTGTTCTGGCTAGTGGTGCTTGCTGCAAAGTTTTGCTTCTCTTTCTTCCTACAGATCAAGCCAATGATTGCTCCTACAAAAACCCTCTTGGATCTTAAGAACATGAAATATGAGTGGCATGAGTTTCCGCATAGCAGTAATAGTTTTGCAGTTGGGATATTGTGGTTTCCAGTGGTGTTGATTTACCTCATGGATTTGCAGATTTGGTACTCAATCTACTCCTCATTTGTTGGAGCAACAGTTGGATTGTTTGCGCATTTGGGTGAGATAAGGAACATGCAGCAATTAAGATTGAGATTCCAATTCTTTGCTAGTGCAGTTCAATTTAATCTCATGCCTCAGGAGCAGCTCTTAAATACTAGGCGAACTCTGAGGAGCAAGTTAAATGATGCAATTCACCGGCTGAAGCTCAGGTATGGGTTTGGCAGGCCCCTTAAGAAGCTTGAGTCAAACCAAGTGGAGGCTAACAAGTTTGCCTTAATATGGAACGAGATAATTGCAACTTTTAGAGAAGAAGATATAATCAGTGACAGTGAGGTGGAGTTGTTGGAGCTGCCTCCAAATATTTGGAATATCAGCGTTATCCGCTGGCCTTGTTTGCTCCTTTGCAACGAGCTGCTGCTTGCACTTGGACAGGCCAAAGAGTTAGTAGATGCATCTGACAAGTGGCTTTGGTATAAAATCTGCAAGAATGATTACAGACGGTGTGCCATTATTGAAGCTTATTGCAGCATCAGACATTTGCTGCTTTGTATTGTCAAATGTGACACTGAGGAACATTCCATCATCACAGTTTTGTTTCAAGAAATTGACCAGTCAATTCAGACTGAGAGGTTCACGAGCACATTTAGAACAACAGCACTTCCTCAGATCCATGCGAAGTTCATAACTCTTCTTGAGCTATTAATGAAGAATAAGAAAGATATTAACAAGGTTGTGAATATTCTACAGGCCCTTTATGAGATAGCCATTAGAGACTTTTATAAAGAGAAACGGAGCATTGAAAAGCTAAAGGAAGATGGTTTGGCTCCTCATAGGTCAGTTTCCAGTGAGGGCTTGCTTTTTGAGAATGCCATTGAGTTGCCCAAATCTGATAACAAGAAATTTTACCACCAAGTTCGGCGCTTGCATACAATTCTTACATCTCGGGATTCAATGCACAATATCCCTGTAAATCTTGAGGCAAAACGACGTATTGCATTCTTTAGCAACTCTCTTTTCATGAACATGCCCCATGCTCCCCAAGTTGAGAAAATGATGGCTTTTAGTGTATTGACCCCCTACTACAATGAAGACGTGCTATATAGCAAGGAACAACTTATAACTGAGAACGAAGATGGGGTTTCTACATTATACTACTTGCAGACCATCTATGCAGATGAGTGGAAGAATTTCTTGGAGCGGATGCGCCGTGAAGGAATGGTAAATGATCACGAAATATGGACAACCAAGCTAAAAGATCTTAGGCTTTGGGCATCTTACAGAGGCCAGACACTATCCCGCACTGTCAGGGGAATGATGTATTACTATCGGGCTCTTAAGATGCTGGCTTTTTTAGATTCTGCATCAGAGATGGATATCAGGGAAGGATCACGTGAGCTTGCATCAATGAGACCAATTGGTAGCATGGATAGTTTCAGCTCAGAGAGGTCATTATCTTCGAGGACTTTGAGTAGAATAGATAGTACAGTGAGTTTGTTATTCAAAGGTCATGAACATGGAACTGCTTTAATGAAATACACTTACGTGGTTGCATGCCAGGTATATGGGgctcaaaaggcaaaaaagGACCCCCGTGCTGAGGAAATCCTGTACCTGATGAAAAACCATGAAGCCCTTCGAGTTGCTTATGTTGATGTGGTTTCCTTGGGGAGGGGTGAGAAGGAGTATTACTCTGTCCTCGTGAAGTATGATCAACGATTACAAAAGGAAGTGGAGATTTACCGGATTAAGTTGCCTGGTCCCTTGAAGCTTGGAGAGGGAAAGCCAGAGAACCAGAACCATGCCCTTATCTTCACCCGTGGAGATGCTGTTCAGACTATTGACATGAACCAAGATAACTATTTTGAGGAAGCTCTAAAGATGCGAAATCTACTGGAGGAGTACAAAAACTACTATGGTATCCGGAAGCCTACTATCTTGGGAGTTCGGGAACATATTTTTACTGGATCTGTTTCATCACTTGCGTGGTTTATGTCAGCTCAAGAAACTAGTTTTGTCACCTTGGGACAGCGTGTCCTGGCAAACCCCTTGAAAATTCGAATGCATTATGGACACCCTGATGTCTTTGATAGATTTTGGTTCTTGACTCGAGGAGGGATCAGCAAAGCTTCCAGAGTGATTAATATCAGTGAGGACATTTTTGCCGGTTTCAATTGCACATTGCGAGGTGGTAATGTCACTCACCATGAGTACATCCAAGTTGGTAAGGGCAGGGATGTTGGGTTGAATCAGATATCCATGTTTGAAGCCAAAGTTGCAAGTGGAAATGGTGAACAAGTCCTAAGTAGAGATGTTTACAGGTTGGGACACAGGTTGGATTTCTTCCGCATGCTGTCATTCTTCTATACCACTGTGGGTTTCTTTTTCAACACACAGATGGTAGTCCTAACTGTCTATGCTTTTCTATGGGGTCGACTTTATCTAGCACTAAGTGGAGTTGAGGCTTCTGCAGTGGCAAATGACACCACCAACAACAAAGCACTTGGTACAATCTTGAACCAGCAGTTGATCATCCAACTTGGTATGTTCACTGCCCTACCAATGATTGTGGAGAACTCACTGGAGCATGGATTCCTTGGAGCCATTTGGGATTTCATTACAATGCAGCTCCAGTTGTCATCTGTATTCTACATGTTCTCTATGGGAACTCGTGcccactactttggcagaacCATCCTTCATGGTGGTGCAAAGTACCGAGCAACTAGGCGTGGTTTTGTTGTGCAACATAAGAGTTTTGCCGAGAATTATAGGCTTTATGCTCATAGCCATTTTGCCAAGGCAATTGAGCTTGGGCTTATACTTGTAGTATATGCTGCTCACAGCCCCATAGCTACTGACTCCTTTGTTTACATAGCATTGACCATCTCAAGTTGGTTCTTGGTGCTTTCATGGATCATGGctccttttattttcaatccTTCAGGTTTTGACTGGTTGAAGACAGTTTATGATTTTGAAGAATTTATGAATTGGATTTGGTACCGTGGTAGTGTATTTGCGAAGGCCGAGCAGAGCTGGGAAAAATGGTGGTATGAGGAGCAGGATCATCTGAGGACAACTGGCCTTTGGGGAAAGATATTGGAAGTAATCCTAGACCTcaggtttttctttttccagtaTTGGATTGTATACCAGTTAGATATTGCTGCCGGCAGCAGAAGTATTGCTGTTTTCCTGCTTTCTTGGATCTATGTGGTTGTAGCTGTTGGCATTTATGTAGTTGTAGCTTATGCTCAAGACAAAtatgctgcaaaagaacacatcTACTATCGGCTGGTTCAGTTACTTGTGATAATTCTTGCCATTCTTGTTATCGTCGTCTTGGTGGAGTTCACCCAGTTTAGTTTTGCGGACTTCTTTGTGAGTCTTATGGCTTTCATTCCTACTGGATGGGGGTTCATTTTAATAGCCCAAGTACTCCGCCCCTTTTTTCAGGACAGAATGATATGGGGGTTTGTTGTTTCTGTGGCTCGGATGTATTATATATTGCTTGGAGCGATTGTAATGGCTCCTGTAGCAGTGTTATCATGGTTGCCTGGGTTCCAGTCAATGCAGACAAGGATTCTATTCAACGAAGCATTCAGTAGGGGCCTGCAGATATTCAAGATTGTGACAGGAAAAAGGATATAA